One bacterium HR11 DNA segment encodes these proteins:
- a CDS encoding hypothetical protein (Stress response UPF0229 protein YhbH) has protein sequence MALQIERDYQRFREIVKGKIRENLRKYMSHGEILVPRGRGVVSIPLPRIEIPHFRFDTRKMGGVGQGEGDIGTPIGVGEVEGGAAAGDQPGEHLLEVELTFEELVQMLAEELELPRIVPKGKEDIYVEKERYTGIARTGPESLRHFKRTYKEALKRQLIAGLYDFENPVVVPIREDRRYRSWKVRLVPIAKAVILYMMDVSGSMGPEQKEIVRLESFWIDLWIRHHYKRTETCYIVHDAAAKEVDRETFFRLREGGGTRISSAYKLGWEIIQERFPPDEWNIYVFQFSDGDNWDGGDTETCIKLLREHYLPNVNLFCYGQVKSAYGSGDFIYHLERHLGRAENLILSRINSKEEIYDSIKAFLGKGK, from the coding sequence ATGGCCCTGCAGATCGAACGGGACTATCAGCGTTTCCGGGAAATCGTCAAGGGGAAGATCCGGGAGAACCTCCGCAAGTACATGAGCCACGGCGAGATCCTGGTCCCCCGGGGCCGGGGCGTCGTCAGCATCCCGCTCCCCCGCATCGAGATCCCCCACTTCCGGTTCGACACCCGTAAGATGGGCGGCGTCGGTCAGGGCGAGGGCGACATCGGGACGCCCATCGGGGTCGGCGAGGTCGAGGGCGGGGCGGCCGCCGGCGACCAGCCCGGGGAGCACCTGCTCGAGGTCGAGCTGACCTTTGAGGAGCTCGTCCAGATGCTGGCCGAGGAGCTGGAGCTTCCCCGGATCGTCCCCAAGGGGAAGGAGGACATCTACGTCGAGAAGGAGCGCTACACGGGGATCGCCCGCACGGGGCCCGAGTCGCTCCGCCACTTCAAGCGCACGTACAAAGAAGCCCTGAAGCGTCAGCTCATCGCCGGCCTGTACGACTTCGAGAACCCCGTCGTCGTCCCCATCCGGGAGGACCGCCGCTACCGGAGCTGGAAGGTCCGGCTCGTCCCCATCGCCAAGGCCGTCATCCTGTACATGATGGACGTTTCCGGGTCGATGGGACCGGAGCAGAAGGAGATCGTCCGCCTGGAGAGCTTCTGGATCGACCTGTGGATCCGGCACCACTACAAGCGGACCGAGACGTGTTACATCGTCCACGACGCCGCCGCCAAGGAAGTCGATCGGGAGACCTTCTTCCGCCTCCGGGAGGGCGGGGGGACCCGCATCTCGTCGGCCTACAAGCTGGGCTGGGAGATCATCCAGGAGCGATTCCCGCCGGACGAATGGAACATTTACGTGTTCCAGTTCTCCGACGGCGACAACTGGGACGGCGGCGACACCGAGACCTGCATCAAGCTCCTCCGGGAGCACTACCTGCCGAACGTGAACCTCTTCTGCTACGGCCAGGTCAAGAGCGCTTACGGGAGCGGCGACTTCATCTATCACCTGGAGCGGCACCTCGGGCGGGCCGAGAACCTCATCCTGTCCCGGATCAACAGCAAGGAGGAAATCTACGATTCCATCAAGGCCTTTCTGGGGAAGGGCAAGTGA
- the rpsO gene encoding 30S ribosomal protein S15 produces the protein MPITRQDKAPVIEQFRRHETDTGSTEIVIALLTQRIQHLSEHLRRHPKDFSSKRGLLRLVGRRRRLLAYLRRKDFDRYQQVIQALGLRK, from the coding sequence GTGCCGATCACCCGTCAAGACAAGGCGCCCGTCATCGAGCAGTTTCGGCGGCATGAGACCGATACGGGCTCGACGGAAATCGTCATCGCCCTGCTGACCCAACGGATTCAGCACTTGTCGGAACACTTGCGGCGGCATCCGAAAGACTTTTCTTCGAAGCGGGGTCTGCTCCGGTTGGTCGGCCGCCGTCGGCGTCTCCTGGCGTACCTGCGGAGGAAGGACTTCGACCGGTATCAGCAGGTCATCCAGGCCTTAGGCTTGCGGAAGTAA
- the pnp gene encoding Polyribonucleotide nucleotidyltransferase produces the protein MNLVVPRVHQKIEIPVGMHPLVVTVGDIARQAHGAAMIQHEETVVIATACMEVDSERGEDFVPLICDYRENTYAAGKFPGGFIKREGKPSEKEILTSRLIDRSVRPLFPKGYRFDTQVIVSVYSASQVYDPDVAALNAATMALLFSPIPFYEAVVGIRVAEVDGQFVVNPTLEVLQKSPLSLFVSGTVHGIVMVEAGSNEYPEDRMAEALLFAQRVIQAQAERIMEAYRQTGLEADKLKVEPPAVPEELMAEVQARFSERMRAALQTPGKQAAHMAVEALLKEALAEVPEEDEERQQAVKRALDQLKRDIVRRMIIEEGIRPDGRGMTEIRPIRIEVGLLPRTHGSALFTRGETQALVTCTLGTAEDAQKIEELTGESFKRFMLHYNFPPFSVGEVSPLRAPSRREIGHGALAERALLPVIPPEDQFPYTIRVVSEILESNGSSSMATVCGGSLALMDAGVPIRAPVAGIAMGLFTDQGRYRILTDIAGEEDHTGDMDFKVAGTRAGITALQMDIKVPALSADVLREALYQAREARLFILDRMAEVLPAPRPDISPRAPRLIVTYIPTEKIATLIGPGGKMVKSIIEKTGVKIDIRDDGRVFIAGDTAAACEAALKMVKDVTADVEKGRTYLGKVTRITDFGAFVEILPGIVGLLHKSEMAPYPVRDVREVIQGEGQEILVKVLDVEDNRIRLSHRDFAPPRPARSERPRPSGPPRERSEHRRRRPPYTRPHRT, from the coding sequence ATGAATCTCGTCGTTCCACGAGTTCATCAAAAGATCGAAATTCCCGTCGGTATGCACCCCTTGGTCGTCACCGTAGGGGACATCGCCCGCCAGGCCCACGGGGCGGCCATGATTCAGCATGAAGAGACGGTCGTCATCGCCACGGCCTGCATGGAAGTCGACTCGGAACGGGGCGAGGACTTCGTCCCCCTGATCTGCGACTACCGGGAGAACACTTACGCGGCCGGCAAGTTCCCCGGGGGATTCATCAAACGGGAGGGCAAGCCCTCCGAGAAGGAGATCCTGACGAGTCGGTTGATCGACCGGTCGGTGCGGCCCCTCTTTCCGAAGGGGTACCGGTTCGACACGCAGGTCATCGTATCCGTCTACTCGGCTTCCCAGGTCTATGACCCGGACGTGGCGGCCCTGAATGCGGCGACGATGGCCCTGCTGTTTTCGCCGATTCCCTTCTACGAGGCCGTCGTCGGCATCCGGGTCGCCGAGGTCGACGGTCAGTTCGTCGTCAACCCGACGCTGGAGGTCCTCCAGAAGAGCCCGCTGTCCCTGTTCGTGTCCGGGACGGTCCACGGCATCGTCATGGTCGAGGCAGGGTCTAACGAATATCCGGAAGACCGGATGGCCGAGGCCCTCCTGTTTGCCCAGCGGGTCATCCAGGCGCAGGCCGAACGCATCATGGAGGCCTACCGGCAGACGGGCCTGGAGGCCGACAAGCTGAAGGTCGAGCCCCCCGCCGTGCCGGAGGAGCTGATGGCCGAGGTGCAGGCCCGATTTAGCGAACGCATGCGGGCCGCCCTCCAGACGCCCGGTAAGCAGGCCGCCCATATGGCGGTCGAGGCCCTCTTGAAGGAGGCCTTGGCCGAGGTCCCCGAGGAGGACGAGGAGCGCCAACAGGCTGTGAAGCGGGCCCTTGACCAGCTCAAGCGGGATATCGTGCGCCGGATGATCATCGAGGAGGGTATCCGTCCGGACGGGCGGGGGATGACCGAAATCCGGCCGATCCGCATCGAGGTCGGCCTTCTGCCTCGGACCCACGGGTCGGCCCTGTTCACCCGAGGCGAGACCCAGGCCCTCGTCACGTGCACCCTGGGGACGGCCGAAGACGCCCAGAAGATCGAGGAGCTGACGGGCGAGTCTTTCAAGCGGTTCATGCTCCACTACAACTTCCCGCCCTTCTCGGTCGGCGAGGTTTCGCCCCTGCGGGCCCCGAGCCGCCGGGAGATCGGCCACGGCGCCCTGGCCGAACGGGCGCTCCTGCCCGTCATCCCGCCGGAGGATCAGTTCCCTTACACGATCCGGGTCGTCTCGGAAATCCTGGAGTCCAACGGGTCGTCGTCCATGGCGACCGTCTGCGGCGGGAGCCTGGCCCTGATGGACGCCGGCGTCCCCATCCGGGCGCCGGTCGCCGGCATTGCCATGGGCCTCTTTACGGACCAGGGCCGGTACCGCATCCTGACCGATATCGCCGGCGAGGAGGACCACACGGGCGACATGGACTTCAAGGTCGCCGGGACCCGGGCGGGCATCACGGCCCTCCAGATGGACATCAAGGTCCCGGCCCTCTCGGCCGACGTCCTCCGGGAAGCCCTCTACCAGGCCCGGGAAGCTCGGCTGTTCATCCTGGACCGGATGGCCGAAGTCCTGCCGGCCCCGCGGCCGGACATCTCGCCCCGGGCGCCTCGTCTCATCGTGACCTACATCCCGACCGAAAAGATCGCCACCCTCATCGGCCCCGGCGGGAAGATGGTCAAGTCCATCATCGAAAAGACGGGCGTCAAGATCGACATCCGGGACGACGGTCGGGTGTTTATCGCCGGGGACACGGCGGCGGCCTGCGAGGCGGCCCTCAAGATGGTCAAGGACGTCACGGCCGACGTCGAGAAGGGCCGGACCTACCTCGGGAAGGTCACCCGGATCACCGACTTCGGGGCCTTCGTCGAGATCCTGCCCGGCATCGTGGGTCTCCTCCACAAGTCCGAGATGGCGCCCTACCCGGTCCGGGACGTCCGGGAGGTCATCCAGGGCGAAGGCCAAGAGATCCTCGTCAAGGTCCTGGACGTCGAGGACAACCGCATCCGACTCTCTCATCGGGACTTTGCACCGCCCCGCCCGGCCCGCTCCGAACGGCCCCGACCGTCCGGTCCGCCCCGGGAGCGGTCCGAACACCGTCGCCGCCGGCCCCCATACACGCGGCCCCACCGGACGTAA